CGAGCTCCCGCGCCTTCATGAATTCCGGGATCACACCGATTACGCGACCGCCCGCGCTCTTCGTGCCGCGCGCCACCGCACCCATCAGTCCGGTCTTGCCGCCACCGTAGACGAGCGCCCAGCCGCGCCGCGCGATCTCGCGACCGACTTGCTCGGCCGCCGCCGCATACTTCGCCTCGAGTCGATCGCTCGACGAACAGTAGACGCACAGGGACTTCATGGGAGGAACCACGAATGAACACGAATGAACACGAATTCAATCCAAGCCTCCGCAAAACGCGGCTGTGATTTGTCCGGCATTCGTGTCTATTGGTGTCCATTCGTGGTTAACCCGTCCTTCAGTTACCGCGGCCGCCTCGCGCCCTCGCCCACGGGCTTCCTCCACCTCGGCCACGCGCGCACCTTCTGGATTGCCCAGCAGCGCGCGCAGGCCCGCGGCGGCGAGTTGCTCCTGCGCAACGACGACCTCGACACCGCGCGCTGCCGCCCGGAATTCGTCGCCGCGATGCGTGAAGATCTTGCCTGGTTCGGCTTCACTTGGCGCGAACCGATGGTCTCCCAGAGCGCGCGCCTGCCGCTTTACCGCGCCGCGCTCGCCCGGCTTCATGCCGGCGGCTTCATCTACCCGTGTCACCGCTCGCGCAAGGACGTGCTCGCCGCCGCCACCGCGCCGCACGACGGCGACGAATCCGACGAGCCGCTCTACCCGCCCGAATTCCGCCCGCCCGCCGACGCCCCGTTGCCACCGCTCACCGACCCCGTGAACGTGAACTGGCGCTTCCGCGTCCCCGACGGCGAGACGATCGCGTTCGTCGACGGACATTCCGGTCCGCAGCAAGCGATCGCCGGCCGCGACTTCGGCGACTTCCTCGTCTGGCGCAAAGACGACACGCCGAGCTACCAACTCGCCTGCGTGGTCGACGACGACGACCTCGACATCACGGAAGTCGTGCGCGGTGCCGACCTGATCAAATCGACGTTTCGCCAATTCCTGCTCTTCCGCGCGCTCGGCTGCGCGGCACCGGCCTTTTATCACTGTCCTCTCGTCACCGACGACCACGGCGTGCGCCTCGCCAAACGCCACGACGCCCTCTCGCTCCGCGCCCTCCGCTCCGCCGGCCGCACGCCTGACGAGCTCCGCGCCAGCTGGTAATGGCGCGCCACGTTCAGCGGCCGTGCACGTGATTGTGCCACGCCGCCGGCAGGATCGCCTCCGTGCCGATCAGGTAATTGCGGTAATACAGCCAGAAAATGGCCGCGCCCAACACGACCAGGAAAGCCAGCTCACCCACGCCACCGCCCGCCGAGCGGCTGGTGCGCCGTAGCGATTGCACGCACCACACGACCGCCGGCGCCACCGCGAACGCGACCACCGACGCCCCGAACAGCACCAGGCCCATGATGAACAGCGTGCGCAGCAGGCCGTCCTCGATGAGCTTCGCCTTGTAGGCGATGATCTCGTTCGCGAGGTTCAGCAGCAGCAGACAGCACGGCAGCACGTAGTATTTTTCGAGGGCAGCGGAGGCCTTCATCGGCAAAACCACTGCCCCGCGCACCCGGCCGCGTCGAGACCGAAGCCGCACGCTTGCATCGCGGGCGTTTCGGAGTTCAACCAAAGGCATCCCATGGCCACCTACGTCTACGAAACGATTCCCGAGCAGCCCGGCGAAACGGCGCGGCGTTTCGAAGTCGTCCAGAGCATGAAAGACGCCCCGCTCACGCGCGACCCGGCGTCCGGCCAGCGCGTGCGCCGCGTCATCTCCGGCGGCTTCGGCCTCATGGCCGTGGGCGAAAAATCTTCCAGCGCTCCCGCCGCCGCGCCCTGCGCGCCCGGCTGCGCCTGTCACGCCGGCCCGCGCATCCCGCCTGTTTCCTGATCATGTCGAATATCCAAAACGCCTATACCGCACCCGCCGGCGCCGCCGCTAACGCCATTTCCTTCGCCGCGCCCGATCTCCGGCGGCATCCGCCGCGCAGCCCGCGCACGCGCCTCGGCGGCTACGTGCACCTGCCGCGCCTGATCGACAAGGCCCGCGCGCAGATCGCCGGCACGAACGGCGACTACCATTTCGATTGCCCGATGGACAAACGCTTCTGGGCCTTCACCGGTCTCGCACCCGAGGCGATGTTCGCCGAAATCAAGTCCGGCAAGAGCGACAGCGAACTGCTCGCCTTCGTGCAAGCCACGGCGAAAAAGCACCCAAGCGAAGTCGCCGAATGGTCGCGCTGGTTCGAGCAACTCACGCCGACGAGCCCCGACGGCCGTGAATTCTTCAACGACATCCACCGCAAGAACGCGCCGCAGCGCGAAGACATCGCCACGTGGTTCGACTGGCTCGAACTCGACGACTTCGTGACGTTCGGCGGCCGGCCGTGACGCGATACCGGATCGGGGAATCCGGAGAGCGGAGAGGCACGTCAATCGCAGCTCCAATCAGGCACCGCACATCGCTCACGCCGTAAGGCGCGCCCCTTGCGCGCAACCCCACCCTTCCGGTCTCCGCTATCCGCGATCCGGTCTCGTCACAGCTCAGTGTATTTCTCCGTGCGTCCACGCGCCTTCTCGACCGGATACTTCGCCGCATTCTGCGCGAGCTTCGCTTCGATCGCCGCGGCGACGTCGAGCCCGCTGATGTTGGCGAACTCCAGCGCGTAGATCACCACGTCCGCGACTTCGTCGGCGATTTTCTGGCGCTTTTTCGGATCCTGCACCACGCCTTGCGACGCAGCGGACTCTGCCCAGAGGAAATGCTCCATCAATTCACCCGCTTCGGCCGCAAGCGCCATGCTCAGGTTCTTCGGCGAGTGGAACTGCACCCAGTCCCGCTCGCGCGCGAACGCCAGCACGCGCTCCCGCAGCTCCGCCACCGTGGTTTGGTCGTCGCGCATCGGTTTGCTCATGCCTGCGACCCTGTCGCGCGCCTTTCGGCAGGGCAAGAGAGCTGTGCCTTTGAGTCATAGGCGCGGCTGGCACGGTTCCGGCTTAAGAAACCACTTGTTTATCCGATGCGTCTGAGCATCGTCCAAACCACTTACCTAATGGCTCACGCCGCTCCAGTCCATCGTCACGTCCGCCGTGCTGCGCTCTCGCAGACGGTCACGTGCCGTGGCATGCAGCAAATGCTGCAGCAGCGCCAATGCG
This window of the Candidatus Didemnitutus sp. genome carries:
- a CDS encoding zinc ribbon domain-containing protein, producing the protein MATYVYETIPEQPGETARRFEVVQSMKDAPLTRDPASGQRVRRVISGGFGLMAVGEKSSSAPAAAPCAPGCACHAGPRIPPVS
- a CDS encoding nucleotide pyrophosphohydrolase, producing MSKPMRDDQTTVAELRERVLAFARERDWVQFHSPKNLSMALAAEAGELMEHFLWAESAASQGVVQDPKKRQKIADEVADVVIYALEFANISGLDVAAAIEAKLAQNAAKYPVEKARGRTEKYTEL
- a CDS encoding DUF5069 domain-containing protein, yielding MSNIQNAYTAPAGAAANAISFAAPDLRRHPPRSPRTRLGGYVHLPRLIDKARAQIAGTNGDYHFDCPMDKRFWAFTGLAPEAMFAEIKSGKSDSELLAFVQATAKKHPSEVAEWSRWFEQLTPTSPDGREFFNDIHRKNAPQREDIATWFDWLELDDFVTFGGRP
- the gluQRS gene encoding tRNA glutamyl-Q(34) synthetase GluQRS, producing the protein MNTNSIQASAKRGCDLSGIRVYWCPFVVNPSFSYRGRLAPSPTGFLHLGHARTFWIAQQRAQARGGELLLRNDDLDTARCRPEFVAAMREDLAWFGFTWREPMVSQSARLPLYRAALARLHAGGFIYPCHRSRKDVLAAATAPHDGDESDEPLYPPEFRPPADAPLPPLTDPVNVNWRFRVPDGETIAFVDGHSGPQQAIAGRDFGDFLVWRKDDTPSYQLACVVDDDDLDITEVVRGADLIKSTFRQFLLFRALGCAAPAFYHCPLVTDDHGVRLAKRHDALSLRALRSAGRTPDELRASW